Within Acidimicrobiales bacterium, the genomic segment CCTCAGCGACTACTTCCGGGGCAACCCGAATCGGGTCAACCCGCTCGAGTTGTTGAAAGACCACGAGCCGATCAGGACCGAGTACAGGGACCCCGCGGCGCGCGTGAAGGTCCTCGACGAGCAGGGGCTCGAAGGGTGCTTCCTCTTCCCAACGCTTGGAATGATCTACGAGGAGTTACTCAAGAACGACCCGACGGCTGTGTGCAAGACCTTCTCTGCATTCAACCGGTGGTTGCTCGAGGACTGGACGTTCGACTACCAGGGCCGCATCATCTCTGCCCCCTACCTTTCGCTCGCCGATCTCGACTGGGCGGTGGCCGAGCTCGAACAAGCGATCGCCAACGGTGCCCGCTTGATCGTCTTGCGACCGGCGGCACCCACTCTGGATACCGGGCGGATGAGCCCCTTCGACAACTTCTTCGACCCTTTCTGGGCCCGCGTCAACGAAGCAGGCGTCGGCGTCGTGGTCCACGCCGGTGACAGCGGCGCATCGTCGGATGGCTACGCCGACGACAGTTTCTCCGCGAGCTTCAAGGGACAGGGCTTCGGCCCATCGATCAAGGGTTTCGCCATCGAAAAGGCGGCACACGATTTCCTGCTGTCCATGGTCCTCGCGAAGATGTTCGACCGGTTCCCGAACCTGAGGGTTGCTTCTGTCGAGAACGGCGCCGAGTTCATTCCCGACCTGTTCCGAAAGCTTCGCTCGCAGGCCAAGAAGACGCCGGGCTGGTTCAGAGATGACCCCGTGGAAACGTTCCGGCGCCATGTCTGGATCAACCCGTTCTGGGAGGACGACCTGGAGTCGGTCGTCGAATGGATGGGGTCCGACCGGGTCATCTTCGGTTCGGACTGGCCACACATAGAGGCCCTGCCCCGGCCACTCGACTACCTAGTCGAGGCGAAGAATCTCGCGACCCGCGATCAGGCGTTGGTGCTTCACGACAACGCTGTCGAACTGTCCGTTCCCAGCCCGGGATAAGCGGTACACCCTGCTCCCATATTGATACCGGGTGCTGGGGCCCTTGCTCTAGGTCGACCTCGGTGGGACAATCCCATCAGCCATCTCAGGCCGGCTCAATCGATAGTCGCCGGCCAATAGGAGGGGGTGACAACCATGGCTATGCGATCAATGGCCGGGCGGTTGGTAGCTGAAGCGACCCGCTATTGGTGGGTAATGCTCATCACGGGCAGTGCGTGGATTCTCTTATCGCTCGCCATTCTCCAGTTCAACCTCACCTCGGTGTGGTCCATAGCAATCCTCACCGGAATCGTGCTGTTCTTAGCCGCCGGTACAGAGTTCGCAATAGCGTCCATCGCGCCGAGATTGACCTGGGCGCACGTCTTGCTCGGCCTTGCGTTTATTGGAGGAGGAGTCGTCGCCTTCGCCTGGCCGAGGGAGACATTTCTGGTTCTGGCGGATCTGATCGGCTGGTACCTGCTCGTCCTCGGCGCGTTTGAGGTGGGCGAATCCCTGGCCTCTCGGCGCGGTGATCTTTGGTGGCTGCGACTGGTCGCGGGAGCAGCGACGATCGCGATCGCTTTCTGGGCGGTTCACTCCCTCGAGCGGTCGGTCACCCTGCTGATCCTTTGGGTCGGCTTAGGGGCTCTTTTCCGAGGGCTGAATGAGATCTTCCTTGCCTTCGAATTTCGCCACGTGTTCGACCAAGCGAACGCCTCTGCAACTCCCGATCAGGCCTACGACATCCGAACGCCGGGTTCGACCACGTCAAGGCGGTCCGGAACGCGCTCCGAGCCGGTCGGTTGACCGGATGGCCGTCACGCGCCGGAGCCTGAGCCCCTGCAGCACCAGATAGCCGGCGCTGCAGGGGCCCGTGATCGTCAGCCGGCGCTGGCCATCCCGACGATCGGTGAGTTCAACGGTTGGCCGCCCTTCGAGCCATACAACGTGGCGTTCGGTCCGTAGTTGAAGATGCCACCGTCGGAGGCAACCAGCCAGTAACCGCTGCCCCCGGGCGCTGCAGCCATCCCGACGATCGGCTTGTTGAGTGCCGAACCACCATGGGATCCGAAGAACCCGGCATCTCCGTAGTTGAAGATCCCACCATCGGAGGCGACCAGCCAATAGCCACCTGCGTCGGGCGTAGCAGCCATGCCCACCACCGGGCTGTTGAGGTGCGCCCCACCATGCGATCCGAAGAACCCGGCATCTCCGTAGTTGAAGATCCCACCATCGGACGCCACCAGCCAATAGCCGCCCCCGTCGGGCGTGGCAGCCATGCCCACCACCGGGCTGTTGAGGTGCGACCCACCATGCGATCCGAAGAACCCAGCATCTCCGTAGTTGAAGATCCCACCATCGGACGCCACCAGCCAGTAGCCACGGCCGTCGGGCGTGG encodes:
- a CDS encoding amidohydrolase family protein; this encodes MNAGTVRVWDADNHYYEALDAFTRHLSPADGPRCVQWATIDGRQYHVVGGRVSRAVANATFDPIAKPGCLSDYFRGNPNRVNPLELLKDHEPIRTEYRDPAARVKVLDEQGLEGCFLFPTLGMIYEELLKNDPTAVCKTFSAFNRWLLEDWTFDYQGRIISAPYLSLADLDWAVAELEQAIANGARLIVLRPAAPTLDTGRMSPFDNFFDPFWARVNEAGVGVVVHAGDSGASSDGYADDSFSASFKGQGFGPSIKGFAIEKAAHDFLLSMVLAKMFDRFPNLRVASVENGAEFIPDLFRKLRSQAKKTPGWFRDDPVETFRRHVWINPFWEDDLESVVEWMGSDRVIFGSDWPHIEALPRPLDYLVEAKNLATRDQALVLHDNAVELSVPSPG
- a CDS encoding DUF308 domain-containing protein, which produces MAMRSMAGRLVAEATRYWWVMLITGSAWILLSLAILQFNLTSVWSIAILTGIVLFLAAGTEFAIASIAPRLTWAHVLLGLAFIGGGVVAFAWPRETFLVLADLIGWYLLVLGAFEVGESLASRRGDLWWLRLVAGAATIAIAFWAVHSLERSVTLLILWVGLGALFRGLNEIFLAFEFRHVFDQANASATPDQAYDIRTPGSTTSRRSGTRSEPVG